The window ccccctcttcataTGTGTAAACCATGGGACATACAAAGCAATACGCCAGTTGAGTAAACATAAAACCCCTCCCATGCATAAATTCTGGAATAGAAAGAGAAGCAGATATCCCACGATAAAGGGCCTGATAATGCGAATTGATAACCTGATGTAGTGTGTCTTGTTTATAACAACACGAAACGAACAAGACAGACTCCTCGATGCTTAAGGTACCAAGAAACCGTAGATAGTAATTCAATATCTGCACCACAGCAAAGAAACCAGAACCAAACCCGAATGCAGTAGTTATGAAAGCTTGCTTacaaacctctcccccggGAACCCGGCAGCCATGTGCACAGAAGAAGATAAAGCAACAAAATAAATTAATTGCCCTCCCACTTTCGTGCCTTGCATAACCGCCCGGAGACGCTCGCCACACACAtccacaacaacacatcGAACCTCCACTCtcacatcaaccccaaagAAGATCTAGAACAATTCATAGGAGCAAAACCCCCGGAGAGGACCAACCTCCAACTACCGAGTTGTTTTAGTCGGATGCTCCGAGGCAGACCAGCTGTGAGAGTTGGTGCAGCAACTGGCAGGCTTCAGACCTCGTAGAATCACCAGCAGAAATTCAAGTGATGATAACACTTCCTTCCCTCTAATTACTTTTCCTATTGTCAGGTCTCCATATACAGAGGTAGAACCACCCGCAATACACCGTAATACCTAACATAATACAACAATTCTAAACCTTGACCTAGACCAGCCCTTCTCAAGGGGAATCTCAAGCCTCCCCCAAAGTCCCACTCCCCACCAAACTCTCATaaaactccctctccaaaaactTAGCCACACTCACATCCTCACTCagccccttcctcctcctagTCTTGAGCACAAAATCCCTCGCCGTCGCCTGCGCGCTTGCCATCTGCAGCGGCCTCGTAACCTGCTCCTTGTCCAGCGGATCCCCCGGCACCATATTCCACCGGTCAaacaccaagctcaccatcGCCTGCCCCGGCGTGTTGATCCTCAGATCCGTCTCAAACCCAAAACTATCAATCACCGGTATCAACCCATTGACCCTATAAAGCGGCGTGCCCGCGATGGGCCCATCCGACAAAACatggcccctcctcctggccAAAATGTTGTACACCATCGACACCGAGTCCTGAGGTCCAGTCATCGAGACCGAGTAGAGCGGCTCCATCAGCCTGGGGGAGGCCATCAAAAAGGACGAGTAGCACGCCCTGCGGGCCGTGGGGATGATCTGGCCGCCGCCACGGAAGATGGTTTCCTGCGCCAGGGCAACGTCGATGAGGCGGAACTTGGTGTTGCGGATTGCTGAGGAGATAACCAAATTAGCATGTGAAggaaagggttagggtaaaTGACGGGAAACAAAGTATGAGGTTGCATGACTGTGCCATTGTCAAGCATGCAAGACTCCCAGCCCGgtgaccccctccccccctcctcctccccctccccgtccccgtcccccacAGATTCCTTCACTCCATACCTGCCgttgtcaacaacaggcgaggcaaagcaaagcaaggAACCCTCTGGGGAAGAAGCTCTCCACGTCCTGCCAGGGAGGCGTCCATAACATGCATGCATGCATTTCCATCCCCTCCGTGAAATTCTGATTTGAGCAGGTGGTCAAACCAGGCAAAGCCACACCCCCTCATGCACGGCAACCCCCATGGGGTGGCCACCAGAAAAATGATAGGTACGCTTGTACCCTTCTGCCTGCACTGCAGGAACATATGCACAATAAGACCGGAATGAAACAGAAAGGGTAGTAGTAACCGTATCGAAAAGGATTTCAAACTCACGTTCTTCGCATAGTGGGCCTTCTCGGGTGGCCCAAGCAAAACCCTGACGAATCGACTCCTTCACCGTGGCTAATCGTTTCTTGTCGACCtagaaagagaaaaaaaagatctGTCAGTCTACTACTGGGTGGTGCGGTAAAAGGGGGAGAAAAAGGCCCGATTTGGGCGATCCGGGGAAAAGCCTCGGCAAACTGGGGTGCCGGAGTGAATGACGCGGAGGAGGCGTGTTGCAATAAtgacaggaaaaaaaaaaagaaaaactcACCTCTCCTGGCAATGTGTCGTCTTGGAGAATATTTGGACCCATCTCTTCCGGTCCAAAGGCCCAGATGCTTCTGGCCGCCAAAAGGTCCCAGTCATACTTGTCGACGAAGAATTTGGCCGTCTTTCGAGGCGGGTCCCGTATCCTCACGGCCCCTGACTCGATGTCCTTTGCGATGCCATCATCTAATGGCTCGGCCaccatggtgatggtgtttttCTTGTTTGGTGTGATGGCATAGCACTTGGTGGCTGACATGTCCTGTACCGTCTCACAGAATCGGACGACGGGATCCGATACTCTGACCTCCATGTCGGCGTAGAGACGGCGCAAGTCGTGCAGCACACAATCCATGTAGAGTTCACCGGTTCCGAGAATGATGTGTTCGCCagactcctccaccttcgtAGTCACCAAAGGATAGCTCTTGTTGATCTTTCGAATTCCATCCAGCATCTTTGGCAGTTCCGACGGGTTGATGGGCTCCACCGCAACCTTCAGAACAGACTCGGTCAGGTGAGTGAGAGGCTTGAAGATGTAggcgtcttcgtcatcctcgaACTGCTTGGCGACAATCGTACCCGTCTTCACGATCGAATTGTCAACGCCGCCCAGCAAAACCCAGTTCCCAGCAGGGACTCCATCGGTTGGGATATTGTATCGAGTTTCGGCAATGAAGACCTCGGCTACTCTGGCCACGACcatgtcttcctcgtcgtcgatcGAGTAGCCCTCGCCCAATACCCGAACCTCGGTCCCTGGCTGAGCAATACCGCTCATCACTCTCCCAAAAGCATTGAAGCTCTTGGCATCAGCCGTGTTGAACAGCTTTGTGACATAGATGACCAGAGGTCCGTTTTGATCGCAAGCCTTCATCGACTCGGCAACTTTTGTGTCGAGAGGACCGGTGTAGTAGcgctcgagcttcttctgggCCGCCTCAACTGGAGAAGGAATGTGCTCGCAGACCATATCAACGAACCCGGTCGATGGCCCAAAGAACTGCTCGCAAACCAGCTTCAACAGAACCTTGGGATCCGTCTTGTACTGGGAAGGCTTGAGTTGGATGCCAAGCTTCGCAAGAGTACCCTTGAGATCCTCCGGGCTCTCACTAATAGTGTGAGAATAGATCTTGTAGATAGGCTCGAGAATGAAGTTGACAAAGGACCGCTTAGCACCTTCATCGACGGGTTTCCTTGTGAAGCTCCGTTTCCGTGGGTTGAAGTAGACATCACCCCATAACCGTTTAGCGAACTCCCCGATGTTGACGCCTCCGAAGCTGTCGGAGTACATCTTGGCGAACGACTTCAGGGTAAAGCACCAGCCCATCGAAGTGCATGCAAACAGCACATTGCCTCTCTCTGGACTGACCCTCTTCGACTCGCCCTTGCCGGGGATCGTGTTCTCGATAACAGTGTTTACCTCTTCGATGACGTGCTTGAGCTTGTAGTAGGCGTCGTTGGGTGGCAGCTTCAGTTCGAGAACCAAGCGATCCATCTTGTTGACGATCAACGTGATCGGGATATCCTCGAGAACGGCATGTTTGATGATTTGCTCTGTGTTGACCTGAAcgccctccaccacatccaccaccaagcaaacACCGTCCACCAGCCGAAACGCCGCGGCAACCTCATCAACGAAATCCACATGGCCGGGTGTGTCGATAATGTTGACGAGATGGGACTTGcccttggtgttggggagaaCCAAGCTCATGGGCGACGCCTTGATTGACAATCCTCTTTCCCGCTCGAGCACATGTACGTCGGTATATCTGAGTTGTTCGTCCCGCTTCTTCCCTGTCCTCTGTTCTAGCCtgtcgttgatgttgtgcGTCTCCAATACCAGCATATCCATAAACGCCGTCTTTCCGTGGTGCAGGTGTCCGGCCAGGGCGACATTTCGAATCTGTTCGGGATAGTTCATGAGATCGGTCATGAAACTGCGGTCGAAGAACACTGGTGGAAGgtcggcctcctcgatgcTGAACTTCTTCTGCTCGACGGGGGCGATGATGGGCTGTGTTAGTGGTtgcgcatcctcctcctgaaCCATCGtctcaaccccctcgccatACACCTGGGCTGCCGTCGGATAGTACTGCTTGTCTTCGTGGAGGATCACGGCGTTGGATGGACCATCATCTGTAGCCAATATCAGCTTCCTTCCTTCGGCGCCTCCAAGCGCAACAACAGGCGATGATGCTCACCGTCAATCTCCATCAATTCCTGGCCAGTGGCCTCTGGTGCCTCCTCAGGATAGTCATCGTAAGCGTAGTTGCCCGCATCCACGCCATGTTCGGATTCTTCTTCGGaagcctcggcctcgccgCTGTGAGTGTAAAGTTAGCATGGATCGAGTTGTGCCAGGCAGGCAATCGCAAGATGCTGCGACTGGTATTGATTAATGAAGATGTAAACaggggacgggggggaaTCGCAGAAGAGAAATCGGGGGTGAAAGTGAGAACAAACATACATGAAGTTTCCAAACTCGTCATAAAGATCGTCATCCATTTTTGCTGAGGGTAtcggggagttggggttgaatTGGCTGGTTTGAGGCTCGTCGCGTCGTCGCGAGCCTTCTCGCAGCACCAAGTCTCCAAAAATTAATGGTTGGCAGCGCACGAGCCAACTGCGCAGGCCAAGTCCCGGCAGGCAACTGTTTTGGGACGCTACTGTGCGAGGGCAGTGCTGGCATCAATTCTCACTGTACAACTGTTCAACTTCCAACTCAGCActtggaaaagaaagatacGTAAACAATATGCCCGAGATAAAATTCAGCGATTAGAGTCTGGGTACGATCAGGACAACTCCCAGGTTCAACCTCCTTCGTGGTGGGGTTGAACTGGACGTTTATACTCTTATACATACATAACCCTGGTCTTGGCTTCACAATTCAGCATTGCCATCTACGTACATACCGCCGTAGTTCAACTCACCACAGCTCCGCTGATCGGATCAGAATCTTTATCAGATCTTTTTGATCAAGAAAGACAGGGAGGTCCCTGGCAGATCATGGCATGGTACCGCCGGCCAGCTGCAAGGGGCCAAGAACTTGTTGGAAACGAGCCTTTTTCATGCCACCTCTGCTGCTCTGGTGCTCTGCCACGAGAACAATGGTAAGTGATCAGCCAAAACAATGATTCCGTGGTGATCTTTGTTGGGCTCCAAgtcgaggcggtggcggccCGCGTAGCTCTCTCGAACAAGTCTAAGTGCATGCGAGGCAAATCAACGGCTCAGGAACCGTTGCCCCGCGGGGAGTCTTTCTCCAATTAAAATATGgtggggagtgggaagggggtcGAAGGGGGGTCCAGTTAGGCGGTGTGATCCATCTCATCAGTTCGCTGGGGAATTTCATAAAACAaagcttcctccccctccccatcaccgcccctCCTTTCTCGAAATTCTCCGAATTCTTCAGTTTTCCTAATCCCGAACACAGTCCTTCAAGATGGCCGGCCTTCCTCCTGTTTACATTGTCAGCGCTGCGCGCACTCCCCTAGGGAGCTTCCTCGGGTGAGAGAACCCCTTTACGTGTACCCCACTATGAATCGGGgacggggggggggagaaacAAACATCTGCCCAACAGAGTCCCCGCAGGTTCAACGACTCGTTCAGACGATGGAGAGCTAACCTTTTCGTTCCTTGCTTTAGCTCTCTCTCGAGCCTCACTGCTATTCAGCTTGGTTCCCATGCCATCAAGTGTATGTAGACGTCAGACCACCGCAATGTCATGCATGCACAACGAGCAAGGTCCAGTTCGCTAATCCGGGGGTAAACAACAGCTGCGGTTGAGCGTGTGCCCGAGATCAAGCctgaggatgtggaggaggtcttCTTTGGCAATGTCCTCTCTGCCAAGTAGGTCATTGCTTAACCCTTCAAAAACAACAGAAAACTGACAATGTCCTCCCAACCAGCCTCGGCCAAGCCCCAGCCCGCCAGTGCGCCATCGGCGGTGGCCTCTCCGAATCCGTCCCCTGCACAACCATCAACAAGGTCTGCGCCTCCGGACTGAAGGCCATCATTCTCGGTGCCCagaccatcatcaccggcaacgccgacatcgtcgtcgccggCGGCACCGAGTCCAtgtccaacaccccccactACCTCCCCAACCTACGCACCGGCACCAAGTACGGCGACGCCGGCCTCGTCGACGGCGTACAAAAGGACGGCCTCCGCGACGCCTACGGCAAGCAGGAGCTCATGGGCATGCAGGGCGAGCTCTGCAGCCAGGAACACAACCTCTCCCGCGAGGCCCAGGACGAGTACGCCATCAAGACGTACCAAAAGGCCCAGGCCGCCACCGAGGCCGGTCTCTTCACCGAGATCGCCCCCATCGAGGTCCCCGGCGGCCGTGGCAAGCCCGCCATCAAGATTGACCGTgacgaggaggtcaagaacctcaacattgagaagctcaagactGTTCGTCCGGTCTTTATTCCCAACGGCGGCACTGTCACCGCCGCCAACGCTGCTCCCATCAACGACGGCGCCGCCGCTGTTGTGCTTGTCTCTGAgcgcaagctcaaggagctcgGCATCAAGCCCCTTGCCAAGATCCTTGGTTGGGGCGATGCCGCTCGCGACCCTGCCCGCTTCACCATTGCCCCTGCGCTTGCTATCCCCAAGGCTATCAAGCATGCTGGCATTActgctgatgatgtcgaCTACTATGAGATCAACGAGGCTTTCTCCGTTGTTGCCCTCGCCAACAtccagcttcttggtcttgacgCCGAAAAGGTCAATGTCTTTGGTGGCTCCGTCGCTATCGGCCATCCTTTGGGCGCTTCTGGTGCTCGTATTGTCACCACTCTCACCTCAGTcctgagggagaagaagggcaagattggtgttgctggtatctgcaacggtggtggcggtgctTCGGCTTTGGTTATTGAGAATCTGCAGTGAGTGATGAAACCTTGGCTTTGAAGAGAAAGTGTGAATGTCTTTATGGCTGGTTTGGGTCATTTGGCATagggaaaggaagggggTGTCACGGCGTTTAATAGCTCAGGCGGGGCTGCGAATACACAAAACACATTTAATAAGGGATATGATCTGATTGAAAATGGTTGTGTTTTTCCTTCGGGGTTTTAGATCGGtagcttcttcttcttcgtcgtcgtcgtcctcagTTGAGCAGCCTATCGCCAGGCCTAGCCTTTAATTTCTCGGCTCTTTagcagagagagaaagagagagagagtgagagtcGAATAATACAAATCGTCGCTTCCAAACCATCTTACCACTTTCCAATCCCTAGTTGCTGTAACTCTTCGTATTATCTGTGAACTATTTCATCATGTCTACGTCGGCCTCCAAGACCGAATtgccccatcctcaccccccgTGATAACCAACTGCTGCTCGTCataaaaaacaaaactcCTCACCAACTCCTGCCCGTGCGCCCCCGGCAGAGCAACCACGCTCTCCCTATCCAACCCCCACTGCCCGTTCCCTCCCTTGGCGAGATGAACGAGTTGAAACAGTTCTTGACTAGATAGTTTTCCCACGTTAGCACACTCCCCATACCTACAGCCCCAAGGTAGGTACTTACTCCTGCgcccccaccccaacaaccgcCCCATTATTACCCCCAAGTTTCGGGACCACATTCGCCAGATACTGACACCCCACCGCCTCTCGTATATCCCCCATATCCAAGACTGCCGCCCCCTTTTCAATGGTGCCGTCCGACATGTCGTAGATGGCGAACTTTTCGTCGTGGGAGGCGGCGTAGATTTCAGAGGACTGATTGAGGAAGCCGGCGTGGTGGACGGAGCCGTGGTTGAAGGTTGTGATGACGAGGTCGTCTTCgtcggtgatgagggtgtCGCTTATCGAGAGGAGGCCGTCGGTCGAgccggagaggaggaggttgggggttgttgggtggaAGGTGAGTTCGGTTATGTCGTCGGAGTGGATTTCGGTGTAGGTGATCTTGGGGGAGGACGGAGAAGAGCGGAGGTCccagaggaggatggaggctTGGTGGTTGGCTAGTTCGGtgccggcggcgagggtgtggGTGGGGTTGGAACAGGCtagggagaggatggggatggggtcgGTGTTGCCTTATATATGGTTAGTGATATGTTTAGacgggaggaagaaggtgggTGAGAAAGAGACTTACCTCGTATTTGCATGGCGGGTTTGATGGGGTTTGTCCTGAAATCCCAGATGGAGACGGTGCCATTCTCACCTGCGGTGCAGACTATCGACTCGGCGGGATCGTATACTTTGGCACAGGTGAGGTTCCCATGATCGGTTGTGATTTGCTTGAGAGGGCCGGCGTTGAGTCTTGTGGGGTCGAAGAGACTGAGGGTTTGGTCTGAAGCAATGGCTGCGAGGCCGGCAGCTATGGGGAGAATTTCCAGAACATAAGTGTCTGGTTTGGGGTATTTGTAGCCGTCCACGGCCGTGAGTTGGTACATTTTGAGGTTGAGCTTTGTATCCGGGGTGCCTGTAAGCAGTGTATGTAAGTGAGTGAGACCAAAAAAGAAATTTAGTCAGGTTGCAAAAGCTTGGGTGAGAGGTTGTGTGAGAGCCCAATTTTCGGTTTGCAGAACCTACAAGATGAAAATATGTATTCAATGACCTTATTCTAACACGATATTCTCAATCAAATCATAAAAAGTCAAATTAGAATTCAAATTGTTTGATATCTTTGAAGTATACCTGCTGGGGAAAGTTACTTGCAGCAATGAACCGGCTTGGCAGCTGGCGCCACCTGGGCCGCATCTTCAAGGGCAGCTTACATGGCCCTTGTCACAACGGGAGCTGTTATGGATCTGGACAGCTTACCTACAATCAACACTGACAACATCATTCAGACCACTTTTCGCCAAACCAAGTTGGTCGATCCCGAATTTCGACTTTCTGGGCGAGCCATGACATGACAGACTCTTTCCATATCACTTTCACCACTACCAACCCACCATGAGGCGGTACTTTCTGTGGTTATTCCGTGAGCCAACCCATCACAACTAGAGATGTCGCAAAGACGCCCACCGTAGCCCACTAACACACGTCACTTGCAGTGCTCTTGCAGGCCCTCGCTTTCTCCTACGCCGAAACGCAAGCCGATCAACATGTCCTCACCGGCGATTCAGCAAAGCCAAAACAAGCAGACGACGATGGATTCCGCCCAGATATGGCTTCGGCCCCAAGCGGAGGGCAACAGCCTGGTATGGATAGTTGGACATACAAGGGGGCCAAGAACCAAGAGACCACTGACCAGCAACCAGGCGCCGAACTCGTCCACTCCGCCATGACCGAACTACGAAAGCTATACCAGCCATTACATCACAAAGCAAAGAGACACCAGGGCGTTGTCAGCTTGATCCTGAACTTCGCTCTCAAAGCCGTCCCAACACTGCGGCTCACCGCACCCCCGGCCGAGACGTCGCAACCCACCCCGAGTCTCAGCGGACCGCTCCTACATGCATCTAAACTCCTCAATGAAGCTGCACGACAGAACAACTCGGACGCCCTGTACATTCTGGCCGAGATGAACTTCTATGGCAACTTTTCACACCCAAGGAACTTTAAGGAGGCCTTCGACAACTACCACAAGCTGGCACTGCTCAATGGGAACAACTCGGCCTTGTACATGATGGGGCTCATGTATTCGACTGGAattggtggtgctgtggaGGCAGACCAGGCCCGGGCACTCCTGTACTACACGTTCGCTGCGAATAGGGGTCACACGAGAGCGCAAATGTCACTGGCTTATCGACACCACGCAGGCATTGGGACACCGAAGAACTGTGACGTCGCTGTCAAGTACTACAAACAGGTTGCCGACAAGGTCATTGCGTGGTACCGGTCAGGACCGCCGGGCGGGATGCGCTGGGTCGACGAAGCACACAGGATTGCCGACGAACTTGGAGGAGTGTATGGCGAAGGCGCCAGCGCGTACAGTGCCGGAAGGGAAAGTGTCCAGAAGTCGCCCGACTCTTATGCTTCGATCGAGGATATCATTGAGTATCTCAACCTGATGTCCGAAAAGGGCGACTTTAAAGCATCGTTCAACCTGGGTAGAATCTACTACGAGGGACAGAGAGGCCACGAGATCAACTTGGCCGAGGCAAAGAGGTATTTCTATGAGGTTGCGCAGCAATACTGGGTTAAGGGCCAACAAGTCCAGAATCCCAAACCTGGGCTCGATAAGTATGCAGCCAAGGCGGCTGGATACATTGGACGTATGTATATGCGTGGAGAGGGCGTTGACCAGAACTTCATCCGAGCCAAGTACTGGTTTGAACGGGGCTCTTATCTCAAGGACTCCCAGTCACAGTACAGTCTCGGCCTGCTATACCTCAATGGATATGGAGTGCCTGTGGACGTCCCCAAAGCTACGGAATACTTCAAGGCGGCCGCGATGCAGGACTACCCCTATGCCGAAGTGGCGCTAGGTGCTCTTCATCTTGACCAAGGCGGTACCGATGACCTGGCGGCGGCCAACCATTACTTTGAACTTGCTGCCCGGTGGGCCAGCATCGAGTCATATTACTATCTCGGCGAGCTCAACCTTCTTGGGGTTGGCCGTGAGAAGTCGTGCAGCGCTGCGTTGGGTTATTTCAAGAGCGTGTCTGAAAGGGCTGAGCCTTTTGTGTCCTCCTGGGCCGAGGCTAACCTGGCCTATGACGACGGCGACCAAGAACTTGCTCTGCTTGAGTATCTTGGCGCCGCTGAGCAGGGCTATGAAAAGGCACAGAACAACGTTGCATTTATGCTCGACCCTGAGCAATCACTCCTGGAGATCCCACAGTGGCTTTACCGTAGGGCTGTCAAGTCGCCCCTTCTTCGAAACCCCCGTCTCGCCCTGACGTACTGGACTCGCTCCGCCCGCCAGGGCAATATTGATTCTCTGGTCAAGATGGGGGATTACTATCTTCATGGGATCGGGGCAGAGCCAGATGTGGATAAGGCCCTGCAGTGCTACCAGGGCGCGTCGGAATACCAGCAGAGCGCGCAAGCCATGTACAACCTGGGCTGGATGCACGAGCACGGGGTCGGTCTCCAGCAGGACTACCACTTGGCCAAGAGACACTACGACGCAGCGTATGAGATCAATGAGGAGGCGTATTTGCCGGTGtcgttgagcttgttgaagttgagggcGAAGAGTGCGTGGAATACGTTCACTAACGGGGCGATCAACAGCATCAGGGATGAGCCAGGTATGGACTATCTTTTCTTTTACTATCGTTTGAACATCCAAAGCTAACATGCCGTGATACAGTCGAGAAGAAGCACTGGTCACTCCGTGAGTGGATCAACAACTTCCTCCAAGAGGAGAATGCAGCGGGGCAGTTGTATGATGACTATTACTCGGACGAGTACTATGATGAGGCCGCCGCCGGTCAGAACGGTGCCGGTCAGATGCCCGGGGGTGATGGGCCAgactttgacgaggatggtgtGCTAGATAGCTTGATCATCATGGGCTTGGTTGTTTCACTGgcgttcttgttgttttACCGGGCGCAGAGACAgcagaggcaggaggaggcgaggcgGAGAGAGCAGGAGGGTGGGAACATTcaaccgcaacaacaaccgccaccTGCGGGTGCGGCCCAAGCACCATTTCCTCAGCTTGGGCAGCcggggtttgggggatggggggcagggggggttggtcatTGACTCGCGAGGGACTGGTAGTCCCAGGTTTGAAAGAATATCATTAGGGTGATAAAGGTGAAGTATGGAAGGGATTGAATCAAGTGTATCATAAGGGCACAGCTGCAAAAAGGCATTGAGCGAGGCGTATTTCTAGGGTGGCTTTGGTGATTTTTGTTTCTTGGTAGTTGGTAATAGAGAAGTAGATGGTGGTTGAACAAGGGAgataaccccaaccccaaccctagACTTTGGCAGTTGCAGTGTATCCCTGCCACATGGAATCTCCCATCTATCATCACCTgtcactcactcactcacaccaTCTTTCTTCACTCTCTCGCCAAACTACTTTTTTATCATTAGATCATAATTCGATAATCCCCCTATCTCTTGTATGCTAATAACTCGTCCCGAACTCcaacccctttccttcccacctcacccaccgTTCTTTACCCTCTTCGCCCAACCCCATGATTACAGGCATGGAGATAACCCCAGCCATGACCCACCCCCCGAGACCCTTTAACCCCCCATATCCCATCTCGTACTCCAACCCGGAGAGCAGTTCCTCCATTAGGAAGATTATCATTCCTGCTAGGAGGCCAATTGCGGCCCTGAAGCCAATTGCGGGGGGGACTTGGAACCGGTGGGTGAGGTAGCGTGTCCAGAAGGCTGCTGATACGAGggttgtgatgggggaggaggggaggcgggagaggatgaggtgggaAACGAGGGTTAGGAGGGCgtagaggagggtgaggcggATAGCGTAacaggcgaggaggaggtcccagaggatggggatgggggagtcGGAGAGGGGTTCAaagtggaggatggggtggtgtttggttgtCTGTTTCATGGTGATAAAGGAGCAGGATGGTTGTGCTCAGtagaggaggttgttgcgAGCAGTGGTTTGGTGTGCTCGAGGTAGGTTGTTGAGAAGTGTAGAGCAGATGCGTGGTTTGTTCAAGGTTGATTTGTTGTGTGTGATTGGACTGAGAGCGATGGTTTGGTGTGCTCAAGGTAGGTGTTGTAGAGAAGCAGTGATATGTCGTATGCTCAAGATTGTGTGGTGGTTTCTTGCGATAATGTTGTGCAAGGTAGGCGTGTGTGTAAGTGGTGTTGTGTAGGTAAAGCTGTCAGTCTTGTCGACGACAGCAGTGATAAATAATACTCGACAATAATGCCTAATCCAATAAattgttctttttgcttgatTGAAACCCCTAGCCGCaagcgagaaaaaaaaaggcctTGGGGGTTATTTATCAACGAAGGATTCATTCACCCTCCCAAAATGTCGCTGGGAGGCTCAGACTACATTGGTGGCATGACTGTGCATCTGACcgg is drawn from Podospora pseudocomata strain CBS 415.72m chromosome 1 map unlocalized CBS415.72m_1, whole genome shotgun sequence and contains these coding sequences:
- a CDS encoding uncharacterized protein (EggNog:ENOG503NVZK; COG:J), yielding MDDDLYDEFGNFIGEAEASEEESEHGVDAGNYAYDDYPEEAPEATGQELMEIDDDGPSNAVILHEDKQYYPTAAQVYGEGVETMVQEEDAQPLTQPIIAPVEQKKFSIEEADLPPVFFDRSFMTDLMNYPEQIRNVALAGHLHHGKTAFMDMLVLETHNINDRLEQRTGKKRDEQLRYTDVHVLERERGLSIKASPMSLVLPNTKGKSHLVNIIDTPGHVDFVDEVAAAFRLVDGVCLVVDVVEGVQVNTEQIIKHAVLEDIPITLIVNKMDRLVLELKLPPNDAYYKLKHVIEEVNTVIENTIPGKGESKRVSPERGNVLFACTSMGWCFTLKSFAKMYSDSFGGVNIGEFAKRLWGDVYFNPRKRSFTRKPVDEGAKRSFVNFILEPIYKIYSHTISESPEDLKGTLAKLGIQLKPSQYKTDPKVLLKLVCEQFFGPSTGFVDMVCEHIPSPVEAAQKKLERYYTGPLDTKVAESMKACDQNGPLVIYVTKLFNTADAKSFNAFGRVMSGIAQPGTEVRVLGEGYSIDDEEDMVVARVAEVFIAETRYNIPTDGVPAGNWVLLGGVDNSIVKTGTIVAKQFEDDEDAYIFKPLTHLTESVLKVAVEPINPSELPKMLDGIRKINKSYPLVTTKVEESGEHIILGTGELYMDCVLHDLRRLYADMEVRVSDPVVRFCETVQDMSATKCYAITPNKKNTITMVAEPLDDGIAKDIESGAVRIRDPPRKTAKFFVDKYDWDLLAARSIWAFGPEEMGPNILQDDTLPGEVDKKRLATVKESIRQGFAWATREGPLCEEPIRNTKFRLIDVALAQETIFRGGGQIIPTARRACYSSFLMASPRLMEPLYSVSMTGPQDSVSMVYNILARRRGHVLSDGPIAGTPLYRVNGLIPVIDSFGFETDLRINTPGQAMVSLVFDRWNMVPGDPLDKEQVTRPLQMASAQATARDFVLKTRRRKGLSEDVSVAKFLEREFYESLVGSGTLGEA
- the ERG10 gene encoding erg10, acetyl-CoA C-acetyltransferase (EggNog:ENOG503NV1W; COG:I) translates to MAGLPPVYIVSAARTPLGSFLGSLSSLTAIQLGSHAIKSAVERVPEIKPEDVEEVFFGNVLSANLGQAPARQCAIGGGLSESVPCTTINKVCASGLKAIILGAQTIITGNADIVVAGGTESMSNTPHYLPNLRTGTKYGDAGLVDGVQKDGLRDAYGKQELMGMQGELCSQEHNLSREAQDEYAIKTYQKAQAATEAGLFTEIAPIEVPGGRGKPAIKIDRDEEVKNLNIEKLKTVRPVFIPNGGTVTAANAAPINDGAAAVVLVSERKLKELGIKPLAKILGWGDAARDPARFTIAPALAIPKAIKHAGITADDVDYYEINEAFSVVALANIQLLGLDAEKVNVFGGSVAIGHPLGASGARIVTTLTSVLREKKGKIGVAGICNGGGGASALVIENLQ
- a CDS encoding uncharacterized protein (EggNog:ENOG503NZDY; COG:S); its protein translation is MYQLTAVDGYKYPKPDTYVLEILPIAAGLAAIASDQTLSLFDPTRLNAGPLKQITTDHGNLTCAKVYDPAESIVCTAGENGTVSIWDFRTNPIKPAMQIRGNTDPIPILSLACSNPTHTLAAGTELANHQASILLWDLRSSPSSPKITYTEIHSDDITELTFHPTTPNLLLSGSTDGLLSISDTLITDEDDLVITTFNHGSVHHAGFLNQSSEIYAASHDEKFAIYDMSDGTIEKGAAVLDMGDIREAVGCQYLANVVPKLGGNNGAVVGVGAQDQELFQLVHLAKGGNGQWGLDRESVVALPGAHGQELVRSFVFYDEQQLVITGGEDGAIRSWRPT